In a genomic window of Leishmania mexicana MHOM/GT/2001/U1103 complete genome, chromosome 30:
- a CDS encoding metallo-peptidase, Clan MA(E), Family M41, whose product MQSLAAMTPSYLSTALQSRYTRVPVTGTQPAQTPRTPTSLSDVMATIRRLSYADRLHLHIGAPLHVEDVSASVEGSQKLTALFQTLRQRPIGSASNTARHMRGVLLSKDGGRRGGENGKGEEEEVADEGEDKPEDWIVPRTCLFVLIMIAITVVLYQLARPSGTHTGWASLNKRAGEIKEAVLYENYLQVYMDDAKVYLGLVNDHDTQSHMDELADNYRAARQQVWKSEHQQSEKTTPADGEKHEHGSKLPTAADKPAELELTMKGRPFSETALIGVGAFAWVVPFIFFPVFVMFLSQYIGKSMSYAVEATKGKTKAKEMIFRVETASNTRFRDIAGMKEPKKEITEIVDFLRHPERYTKLGAKIPTGAILLGPPGTGKTLLAKAVAGESGVGFIPAIGSDFVELYVGMGALRVRQLFKEARKQRCIIYIDEIDAIGLKRQGAGHGEKQEQEQTLNELLTQLDGFSTGRRGDVMVLASSNVAQEALDPALIRPGRFDRIIHVDTPVISERIDIFKVHLSKLKLTSDNTCGDPSAATTATTEAADGAAGGVDAPTAPPLASPASTETSLVLSQVKTEEHETEEELKRKDDTIAGVSTEAKGISSDSPSSNNSAYEFDFRSLLIQKSERERRLIDAYAQRMSNLCPGFVGADIANVCNEGAILAAREGADHVNISHLERSIDRVLAGIEHRSRVLSDFEKNVVAHHEAGHAVAGWFLHRADPLMKVSIVPRGGSALGYAQYLPNENFTRTAKEIRDSISVTLGGRAAEQIFFNHLSTGASDDLRKVAKMAYQYVSSFAPGSVYPPPGSNSTRLVKPFGVDKANDFDRRAKALVDEVYADTLALLTKHKDDMKKLADHLLKHELLTYADVVHYLGERTTRQTDRKKGV is encoded by the coding sequence ATGCAGTCACTCGCAGCTATGACGCCAAGCTACCTCTCGACCGCGCTCCAGTCCCGCTACACACGTGTGCCTGTCACCGGAACACAGCCAGCGCAGACCCCTCGCACACCAACTTCACTCTCAGACGTAATGGCGACCATTCGCCGTCTCTCCTATGCGGACCGGCTGCATCTCCATATCGGTGCGCCTCTTCATGTCGAAGACGTCTCTGCAAGCGTGGAAGGCAGCCAGAAGCTCACCGCTCTCTTCCAAACGCTTCGTCAGCGACCCATCGGCAGCGCCTCGAACACGGCTCGTCATATGAGGGGCGTGCTCTTGAGCAAggacggcggccgccgtggcggagaaAACGGcaaaggcgaggaggaggaggtggcggatgAGGGGGAGGATAAGCCCGAGGACTGGATTGTGCCACGCACATGCCTCTTTGTGCTCATCATGATCGCCATCACGGTGGTGTTGTATCAACTGGCGCGGCCGAGCGGCACCCATACGGGATGGGCCTCGTTGAACAAGCGCGCTGGTGAGATCAAGGAGGCAGTGCTGTACGAGAACTACCTGCAGGTGTACATGGACGACGCCAAGGTGTACTTGGGGCTTGTGAACGACCACGACACGCAGAGTCACATGGACGAGCTGGCGGATAACTACCGCGCCGCTCGGCAGCAGGTCTGGAAGTCGGAGCATCAGCAGAGCGAGAAAACGACCCCCGCAGACGGTGAAAAGCACGAGCATGGTAGCAAGCTGCCCACGGCCGCCGACAAGCCCGCGGAGCTGGAGTTGACCATGAAGGGGCGCCCTTTTTCCGAGACGGCACtcatcggcgtcggcgcgtTTGCCTGGGTTGTGCCCTTTATCTTCTTTCCGGTGTTTGTCATGTTCCTTTCTCAGTATATTGGCAAGTCGATGAGCTacgcggtggaggcgacgaAGGGGAAGacgaaggcgaaggagatgATCTTCCGCGTCGAGACGGCGTCGAACACGCGCTTCCGCGACATTGCAGGGATGAAGGAGCCAAAGAAGGAGATCACCGAGATTGTGGACTTCCTGCGCCACCCGGAGCGGTACACAAAGCTCGGTGCCAAGATCCCGACCGGCGCCATCCTGCTCGGGCCCCCCGGCACTGGAAAGACGCTACTCGCGAAAGCTGtggcgggagagagcggggtCGGCTTCATCCCGGCGATCGGCTCTGACTTCGTTGAGCTCTACGTGGGCATGGGTGCActgcgggtgcggcagctgttCAAGGAGGCGCGCAAGCAGCGCTGCATCATCTACATTGACGAAATTGATGCAATAGGCCTGAAGCGGCAAGGAGCCGGCCACGGCGAAAAGCAAGAGCAGGAGCAGACCCTAAACGAGCTACTCACTCAGCTGGACGGTTTCAGCACCGGGCGACGCGGCGATGTGATGGTGCTCGCCTCCAGCAAcgtggcgcaggaggcgctggaccCGGCCCTCATCCGCCCCGGCCGGTTTGACCGCATCATCCACGTCGACACACCAGTCATCTCCGAGCGCATCGACATCTTCAAGGTCCACCTCAGCAAACTGAAGCTCACCTCCGACAACACGTGCGGCGACCCTTCtgcggcgacgacagcaacGACTGAAGCAGCGGATGGGGCAGCAGGAGGCGTTGATGCTCCAACTGCGCCGCCATTAGCGTCGCCGGCTTCCACGGAGACGAGTCTCGTTCTGTCGCAGGTGAAGACGGAGGAGCACGagaccgaggaggagctcaaACGAAAGGATGACACGATCGCAGGAGTGTCGACGGAGGCCAAAGGAATCTCATCAGACAGCcccagcagcaacaacagcgcTTACGAGTTCGACTTTCGCTCCCTTCTCATACAGAAGTCtgagagggagcggaggtTGATTGATGCGTACGCGCAGCGCATGAGCAACCTCTGCCCCGGCTTCGTTGGTGCTGACATCGCGAATGTCTGCAACGAAGGTGCCATCCTCGCCGCGCGGGAGGGGGCCGACCACGTGAACATCAGCCACCTCGAGCGTTCCATTGACCGCGTGCTCGCCGGAATTGAGCACCGCAGCCGTGTGCTCTCGGATTTCGAAAAGAACGTCGTTGCGCACCACGAGGCGGGTCACGCCGTGGCTGGCTGGTTCCTCCACCGCGCCGATCCGCTGATGAAGGTGTCCATCGTCCCACGCGGCGGATCGGCGCTGGGCTACGCGCAGTATCTGCCGAACGAGAACTTTACACGCACGGCGAAAGAGATTCGCGACTCGATCAGCGTGACGCTCGGCGGGCGAGCGGCTGAGCAGATCTTCTTCAACCACCTCTCCACTGGCGCCTCAGACGACCTCCGCAAGGTGGCCAAAATGGCCTATCAGTACGTCTCGTCTTTCGCCCCCGGCTCCGTGTATCCACCGCCtggcagcaacagcacgcGCTTGGTAAAGCCGTTTGGCGTGGACAAGGCGAATGATTTTGATCGGCGTGCGAAAGCCCTCGTGGACGAGGTCTACGCTGACACGCTGGCATTGCTGACGAAGCACAAGGACGACATGAAGAAGCTGGCTGACCATCTTCTGAAACATGAGCTGCTCACCTACGCGGACGTCGTGCACTACCTCGGCGAGCGCACCACTCGGCAGACCGACAGAAAGAAGGGCGTCTAG